A stretch of the Desulfobacter sp. genome encodes the following:
- a CDS encoding iron ABC transporter permease: MNALVLFILFSGFQADPEIWQHLKQYILPDLLKNTAILISGVLLLTAFLGISLAWLTSFYEFYGRRFFEHLLLLPLAIPAYVMAFIYTGLLDFSGPVQSFLRNHIPQLAGYFPEIRSAWGVIMVISLAIFPYVFLMASSGFRSMGRTMIEAAQSTGAGRFYTLFRVTIPMAKPWIFGGLILVFMETLADFGAVSVFNGRIPIFPVIPLALDCACLPSASGSSNALLYKMIAA, from the coding sequence TTGAACGCCCTCGTCCTGTTTATCCTTTTTTCAGGATTTCAGGCAGACCCTGAAATCTGGCAGCACCTAAAACAATATATACTGCCGGATCTTTTGAAAAATACGGCAATACTGATTTCAGGGGTCCTGCTCTTAACGGCTTTCCTAGGAATTTCCCTTGCCTGGCTTACCTCATTTTATGAGTTTTACGGGCGCCGTTTTTTTGAGCACTTGCTTTTGCTGCCCCTGGCCATTCCGGCATATGTCATGGCCTTTATCTATACAGGATTATTGGACTTTTCAGGCCCTGTACAAAGTTTTCTGAGAAACCATATTCCTCAACTGGCAGGATATTTTCCTGAAATCCGTTCTGCCTGGGGAGTGATTATGGTAATTTCTCTGGCCATATTCCCCTATGTGTTTTTGATGGCATCTTCGGGTTTTCGTTCCATGGGCAGAACCATGATCGAGGCTGCCCAGTCTACTGGTGCCGGACGATTCTACACTTTGTTTCGGGTGACCATCCCCATGGCCAAGCCCTGGATCTTCGGCGGGCTTATACTGGTGTTCATGGAAACCCTGGCTGATTTCGGAGCGGTATCCGTATTTAACGGGCGCATTCCCATTTTCCCGGTTATACCGCTGGCACTGGATTGTGCATGTTTGCCATCTGCTTCAGGCAGTTCCAACGCCCTGCTTTATAAAATGATCGCAGCATAA